The proteins below are encoded in one region of Trichocoleus sp. FACHB-46:
- a CDS encoding CU044_2847 family protein — protein MDKEVAQFSLEDGTKFLVEVEEPEAVAVERVAINTGQMVLQARQTFEEAIDAVKPVASVLVTRLRRGMTTPADEVEVKFGLKLTAEAGAIFTSISGDVNFEITLKWKEEKSS, from the coding sequence ATGGATAAGGAAGTTGCCCAGTTTTCTCTAGAGGACGGCACAAAGTTTCTGGTTGAAGTTGAAGAGCCAGAAGCTGTTGCAGTTGAACGGGTTGCCATTAACACAGGGCAGATGGTACTTCAGGCAAGGCAAACCTTTGAAGAGGCGATCGATGCGGTGAAGCCTGTAGCTTCTGTACTAGTTACTCGATTGAGGCGAGGGATGACGACGCCTGCTGATGAAGTGGAAGTGAAATTTGGGCTGAAGTTAACTGCCGAAGCAGGAGCCATTTTCACCTCAATCAGTGGGGACGTCAACTTTGAGATCACGCTTAAGTGGAAAGAGGAGAAATCCAGTTAG
- a CDS encoding Mu transposase C-terminal domain-containing protein codes for MDESQVKFLELDSVAFDEVRLSDRTFDTDPSKILIESSDPQKLRFGLIEWLAGAPNRQVKAERKQAIAQTLEISTRQVERLLNQYTEDRLRETAGIERSDKGQHRIHEYWQDYIRKVYEQSLKDKHPLKPADVVREVQRHAVIDLRHEEGDWPHPATIYRILKPLVEQQKRKKKIRNPGSGSWLVVETRDGKSLKADFSNQILQCDHTKLDIRIVDKDGKLLNWRPWLTTVVDTFSSCLVGYHLWHKQPGAHEVALTLRHAILPKQYPPNYELEKPWEIYGAPLQYFFTDGGKDLSKSKLIQTVGKKIGFQCELRDRPIQGGIVERLFNTINTQVLQPFPGYISQEEGGAERAEKEACLTFEDIDKFLAGYFCDDYNHQPYPKSPGDTRFERWFRGMGKKLPEPLNERDLDICLMKEEQRVLQAHGSVYFANLTYRCEELRSRPGEYVTLAYDPDHILTLYIYSQATGEAGEFIGYAHAINLDTQDLSLDELKQLNKARSHAKRNHSNYDALVALNKRQKLVGKRQQEQKERQRSEQRKLRGKSQQHSNVVKLRQERAGKAASSSESIELLPERVAPESMKPQSPVLPPQTLEVAASAPQPEERHRLVVTKKQVLKRTW; via the coding sequence ATGGATGAGAGCCAAGTCAAATTTTTAGAGCTTGATTCAGTGGCTTTTGATGAAGTGCGGTTGAGCGATCGCACCTTTGATACTGACCCGTCCAAAATCCTGATCGAATCATCCGATCCGCAGAAGTTGCGCTTTGGTCTGATTGAGTGGCTAGCTGGGGCACCTAACCGTCAAGTCAAAGCTGAACGGAAACAAGCGATCGCCCAAACTCTGGAAATATCAACTCGCCAGGTTGAGCGGTTGCTCAATCAATACACCGAGGACAGGTTACGGGAGACGGCAGGGATCGAGCGTTCTGACAAGGGACAGCATCGAATCCATGAGTACTGGCAAGACTACATCCGCAAAGTTTACGAGCAAAGTCTTAAGGATAAACATCCTCTCAAGCCTGCTGATGTGGTACGCGAGGTACAGCGCCATGCGGTGATTGATCTACGGCATGAAGAAGGGGACTGGCCTCATCCTGCAACGATTTACCGAATTTTGAAGCCCTTAGTCGAGCAGCAGAAACGAAAAAAGAAAATTCGCAATCCGGGGTCGGGTTCATGGCTAGTTGTGGAAACCCGAGATGGAAAATCACTCAAAGCCGATTTCAGCAATCAGATTCTCCAGTGCGATCACACCAAGCTCGATATTCGGATTGTGGACAAAGATGGCAAACTCCTGAACTGGAGACCTTGGCTCACCACAGTGGTTGACACTTTCTCAAGTTGCTTGGTTGGTTACCATCTCTGGCATAAACAGCCTGGGGCTCATGAAGTCGCTCTCACCCTTAGACATGCCATATTGCCCAAGCAGTATCCACCGAATTATGAATTGGAGAAACCTTGGGAGATTTATGGAGCACCACTACAGTACTTCTTTACCGACGGCGGTAAGGATTTGAGTAAATCCAAGCTCATTCAAACAGTGGGTAAGAAAATAGGATTTCAATGCGAACTGCGCGATCGCCCGATTCAAGGGGGCATCGTTGAGCGGCTTTTTAACACCATTAATACTCAGGTTCTCCAACCGTTTCCCGGCTACATCTCCCAAGAGGAGGGTGGAGCAGAACGGGCAGAAAAGGAAGCCTGTCTCACCTTCGAGGATATCGACAAATTTTTAGCGGGTTACTTCTGCGACGACTACAACCATCAGCCCTACCCTAAAAGCCCAGGTGATACGCGCTTTGAGCGATGGTTTAGGGGAATGGGAAAGAAGCTGCCTGAACCTCTCAATGAACGTGACCTGGACATCTGCTTGATGAAAGAGGAACAACGGGTGCTTCAGGCGCATGGGTCTGTTTACTTTGCCAACCTGACCTACCGCTGCGAAGAATTGCGATCGCGACCAGGTGAATATGTCACGCTGGCTTATGACCCTGACCACATTTTGACCCTGTACATCTACAGCCAAGCCACAGGAGAAGCAGGTGAGTTTATTGGCTATGCTCACGCGATCAACCTGGATACTCAAGATTTGAGCCTAGATGAGCTGAAGCAATTGAACAAAGCCCGGAGTCATGCTAAGCGTAACCATTCAAATTATGATGCGCTCGTAGCACTGAACAAGCGCCAGAAACTCGTAGGAAAGCGGCAGCAAGAGCAGAAGGAACGGCAGCGCTCAGAGCAGAGAAAACTGCGTGGAAAGAGCCAGCAGCACTCGAACGTGGTGAAACTGCGCCAAGAGCGAGCAGGCAAAGCTGCTAGCAGTTCCGAATCGATCGAACTGCTGCCAGAAAGGGTTGCGCCCGAATCAATGAAGCCTCAGTCCCCTGTACTTCCTCCACAGACACTTGAGGTTGCGGCTTCTGCACCTCAGCCTGAGGAACGGCATCGACTGGTTGTGACCAAGAAGCAGGTACTGAAGAGGACTTGGTAG
- a CDS encoding class I SAM-dependent methyltransferase translates to MIRKEEAIAQPEAIFNAASDYFDAPALSFWNRFGQQTIDRLSLRSGDHVLDVCCGTGASAIPAAVSVGSTGQVLGIDLAESLLELARNKSRQQGLENIEFRYGDFENLGLPNESFDAIVCVFGIFFVPDMLAAVRELWRMVRPGGKLAITSWGEKVFEPANQNFWGAIEAERPDLCRKFTPWERICDPASLQSLLEAGGATHVEIFAEVGTHELVTPEDWWTMVLGGGLRGTIDQLDPAARERVRQANLHFLRTNEVHSLEVNVLYAVAQK, encoded by the coding sequence ATGATTAGAAAGGAAGAGGCAATCGCGCAGCCAGAAGCAATTTTTAATGCCGCATCTGATTACTTTGACGCTCCAGCATTATCTTTTTGGAATCGCTTTGGACAACAAACTATTGATCGGCTCTCGCTTCGTTCCGGCGATCACGTTTTAGATGTTTGTTGTGGGACTGGTGCTTCTGCAATTCCAGCAGCAGTAAGTGTGGGTTCTACGGGACAGGTGCTGGGGATAGATCTGGCTGAATCTTTGCTTGAACTGGCACGTAACAAGTCACGGCAGCAAGGTCTTGAGAATATCGAGTTTCGATATGGGGATTTTGAGAATCTAGGGTTACCCAACGAAAGTTTTGACGCGATTGTTTGTGTTTTCGGGATTTTCTTTGTTCCAGACATGCTCGCAGCAGTTCGAGAACTTTGGCGGATGGTTCGTCCTGGCGGGAAACTAGCCATTACCTCCTGGGGAGAGAAGGTGTTTGAACCTGCTAATCAAAATTTCTGGGGTGCGATTGAGGCTGAGCGCCCAGATCTGTGTAGGAAATTTACGCCGTGGGAGCGGATCTGCGATCCTGCCTCACTACAATCACTACTAGAAGCAGGCGGCGCAACCCATGTAGAGATTTTCGCTGAAGTCGGCACTCATGAACTGGTTACTCCAGAAGATTGGTGGACGATGGTTTTGGGGGGTGGACTCAGAGGTACGATCGACCAACTTGATCCGGCAGCAAGGGAGCGTGTCCGACAAGCGAATCTGCATTTCCTTCGGACTAATGAAGTTCATTCACTTGAGGTTAATGTCTTGTATGCAGTAGCCCAGAAATAA
- a CDS encoding ATP-binding protein, whose product MTEQLSQKLVTRPLPANETERLAALHRYKILDTPPEAAFDRITTLAARLFDLPIVLISLVDESRAWFKSTIGFDASEVPRDATLCSFALLTNESLIVPDTRQDDRFVCNPFVQSEPGVRFYAGAPLLTPDGFNLGTLCLLDTQPHEPLSPKQQATLVDLAAMVVDELELRLAAHQIAQVNAALLEMTQGVSTVTGDAFFSALVQHLARVLGMNYAYIGLVRGDDPKMLRTVATCAHAQLVDNLEYPLQDTPCWEVIAQRKTCCYPRNVQAQFPNAPLLKPLAVESYVAVPFFNSSGTPLGLLGVMDGKPLEQTQLAASLLTIFADRVVTELERQQIEADLRETHVQLEAALLAGAIYTWRWKIPENLVIVNQAFAHLFGVDPVQAVSGLPLELFVQAMHEEDRPRVVAAIHQAIETGEEYVTEYRVHTATGEQRWLVARGRVEYGADGTPLAFPGALADITDRKQAEAAWRESENRLRLALASAELGIWDFNPITGVLQWDDQCKAAFGLSPESEVNYDVFLSGLHPEDRERTDQVVQFAFNPESNGEYDIEYRTIGLEDGVERWIAAKGRAFFNPAGIACRFIGTVLNISEKKRAEAEREHLLQREQAARATAERANRIKDEFLAVLSHELRSPLNPILGWTRLLQTGKLDATRQAEAIATIERNAKLQSQLIEDLLDIARIMQGKLTLTATPTSLAFVISAALETVQLAAEAKNIAVVLDLTSDIAPVFGDAARLQQVVWNLLTNAVKFTPNGGQVTVELKQIGQSAQIQVIDTGKGINPEFLPHVFEYFRQEDGSTTRRFGGLGLGLAIVRQIVELHGGTVSAESAGENQGATFIVQLPVMLQTASITPRSNRTPTETKAPLNNIQVLLVDDDTDTREFQAFLLEQNGAKVTAVSSGEAALEVLEQSVPDVIVSDVGMPHMDGYMLMQQLRALPPEQGGQTPAIALTAYVGELNHQQALQAGFQQHLAKPIEPDKLIKAITTLIGRK is encoded by the coding sequence ATGACTGAGCAACTGTCTCAAAAGCTTGTAACTAGACCCCTCCCAGCAAATGAAACTGAGCGGTTGGCAGCGTTGCATCGCTACAAGATTCTCGACACTCCCCCCGAAGCTGCATTCGATCGCATTACTACCCTGGCAGCCCGGCTGTTTGATTTGCCCATCGTCCTGATCTCTCTCGTCGATGAGTCTAGAGCTTGGTTTAAGTCCACCATTGGCTTCGATGCTTCTGAAGTTCCGCGTGATGCGACCCTTTGCAGCTTTGCCCTGTTAACGAATGAGTCTCTGATTGTTCCCGATACTCGCCAGGACGATCGTTTTGTCTGTAATCCCTTTGTGCAAAGTGAACCCGGTGTACGCTTCTATGCAGGTGCCCCCCTCCTGACTCCAGACGGCTTCAATCTCGGTACGCTCTGTTTGCTCGATACTCAACCCCATGAGCCCTTGAGCCCCAAGCAACAAGCGACTTTAGTTGACCTGGCAGCAATGGTCGTGGATGAACTGGAATTGCGATTGGCCGCTCATCAGATTGCTCAGGTCAATGCGGCGCTGCTAGAGATGACTCAAGGCGTATCGACGGTCACGGGGGATGCTTTTTTCTCGGCTCTGGTGCAGCACCTCGCCAGAGTTTTAGGCATGAATTATGCCTACATCGGCTTAGTCAGGGGTGATGATCCCAAAATGCTGAGGACGGTCGCTACCTGCGCTCATGCTCAGCTCGTAGATAACCTGGAATATCCTTTGCAAGACACCCCCTGTTGGGAAGTCATTGCACAACGAAAAACTTGCTGCTACCCACGCAATGTGCAAGCTCAATTTCCCAACGCACCCCTACTGAAACCACTTGCAGTTGAAAGCTATGTAGCGGTTCCCTTCTTTAACTCCAGCGGCACTCCCCTCGGGTTATTAGGGGTTATGGATGGCAAGCCATTGGAGCAGACGCAACTGGCAGCATCCTTGCTGACAATTTTTGCGGATCGAGTGGTCACGGAACTAGAGCGACAGCAGATAGAAGCTGACCTGCGAGAAACTCATGTGCAGTTAGAGGCGGCTTTGCTGGCAGGAGCGATTTACACCTGGCGGTGGAAGATTCCAGAGAATCTCGTCATCGTGAATCAAGCCTTTGCTCACCTGTTTGGCGTTGACCCAGTACAAGCGGTGAGCGGCTTACCACTCGAACTATTTGTACAAGCGATGCACGAAGAAGACCGCCCCCGAGTAGTCGCAGCCATTCATCAAGCCATTGAAACGGGCGAGGAATATGTCACTGAGTACCGCGTCCACACAGCGACGGGGGAGCAGCGCTGGCTGGTGGCACGAGGTCGCGTTGAATATGGTGCGGATGGGACGCCACTCGCTTTTCCTGGAGCACTGGCAGACATCACCGATCGCAAACAGGCCGAGGCCGCCTGGCGTGAAAGTGAAAATCGCTTACGGTTGGCATTGGCTTCAGCCGAGCTGGGCATCTGGGACTTTAACCCGATCACAGGTGTCCTGCAATGGGACGACCAATGCAAAGCCGCATTTGGGCTGTCACCTGAATCAGAGGTTAACTACGATGTCTTCTTATCTGGGTTACATCCAGAGGATCGCGAGCGCACGGATCAAGTAGTGCAGTTTGCGTTCAACCCTGAAAGTAACGGTGAGTATGATATTGAATACCGCACGATCGGTCTCGAAGATGGTGTAGAGCGCTGGATTGCGGCAAAAGGGAGAGCGTTTTTCAATCCAGCAGGTATTGCCTGCCGCTTCATCGGCACCGTCCTCAACATCAGTGAGAAGAAACGGGCTGAGGCTGAACGCGAACATCTCCTGCAACGCGAACAAGCCGCTCGCGCCACGGCTGAACGAGCGAATCGCATCAAAGATGAGTTTCTAGCGGTGCTGTCGCATGAACTGCGATCGCCCCTGAACCCGATTTTGGGGTGGACGCGCTTACTGCAAACCGGCAAACTCGATGCGACCCGGCAAGCCGAAGCCATCGCCACGATCGAGCGCAATGCCAAGCTACAATCGCAACTGATTGAAGATCTGCTTGACATCGCCCGCATTATGCAGGGCAAGCTGACCTTAACCGCGACCCCCACCAGTTTGGCGTTTGTGATTTCTGCGGCGCTTGAAACCGTACAGTTGGCGGCAGAAGCCAAGAACATTGCAGTCGTGCTGGACCTCACCTCGGATATCGCGCCCGTCTTCGGTGATGCGGCACGCCTCCAGCAAGTTGTGTGGAACTTGCTGACGAATGCCGTGAAATTCACACCTAACGGTGGACAGGTCACGGTCGAACTGAAACAAATCGGGCAATCGGCTCAAATTCAGGTAATCGATACGGGCAAGGGTATTAATCCCGAGTTTCTACCACATGTGTTTGAGTATTTTCGCCAAGAAGACGGTTCCACTACGCGCAGATTCGGAGGCTTAGGGTTAGGTCTGGCGATCGTGCGACAAATCGTGGAACTGCACGGGGGCACGGTGAGTGCAGAGAGCGCTGGGGAGAATCAAGGTGCAACCTTCATCGTGCAATTGCCCGTCATGCTGCAAACCGCATCCATCACGCCTCGATCCAACCGTACTCCAACCGAAACAAAAGCGCCTTTAAACAACATCCAAGTTTTGCTGGTAGATGACGATACAGATACCCGTGAATTTCAGGCTTTTCTGCTAGAACAAAACGGGGCGAAGGTCACAGCGGTTAGCTCTGGTGAGGCAGCGCTGGAAGTCCTAGAGCAGTCTGTTCCAGATGTAATTGTCAGTGATGTGGGCATGCCGCACATGGATGGCTATATGCTGATGCAGCAGCTGAGAGCCTTACCCCCAGAGCAGGGCGGGCAAACTCCGGCGATCGCCCTAACTGCTTATGTGGGAGAGTTGAACCACCAACAAGCTCTGCAAGCGGGATTTCAGCAGCATCTCGCCAAACCCATTGAACCGGATAAACTCATCAAAGCCATCACAACTTTGATAGGAAGAAAGTGA
- a CDS encoding tyrosine-type recombinase/integrase, with product MNPKSADEILRETCDRLGLVGVSTHSFRRTALTQMSSAGVPLRVIQEISGHRSLQALQRYLEVSELQLEGAIASLSF from the coding sequence ATTAACCCCAAGTCAGCGGATGAGATTCTGCGAGAGACGTGCGATCGCTTGGGGCTAGTAGGAGTTAGTACGCATAGTTTTAGACGAACTGCTCTAACCCAGATGAGTAGTGCCGGAGTGCCATTACGAGTCATTCAGGAGATATCGGGACACCGTAGCTTGCAGGCCCTCCAACGCTATCTGGAGGTGTCGGAACTGCAACTGGAGGGGGCGATCGCCTCTCTCAGTTTTTGA
- a CDS encoding site-specific integrase — MFEAFEGDRDRALFGICLYTGCRISEACSMLITDSYDAAGVRMKITLRKANTKGKQETRQIPVNAVLRGYLETYRARAGKNSTSSPDGTGAATLTPSQRMRFCERRAIAWG; from the coding sequence TTGTTTGAAGCGTTTGAGGGCGATCGCGATCGTGCCCTTTTTGGCATCTGTCTCTACACGGGATGTCGTATCAGTGAAGCTTGTTCGATGCTGATCACAGACTCTTATGATGCAGCTGGAGTCAGAATGAAGATTACTCTGCGCAAGGCCAACACGAAGGGGAAGCAGGAGACGCGCCAGATTCCAGTTAACGCAGTTCTAAGGGGATACCTGGAGACGTACCGCGCTAGGGCGGGTAAAAACAGTACCTCTTCCCCGGACGGCACGGGCGCGGCCACATTAACCCCAAGTCAGCGGATGAGATTCTGCGAGAGACGTGCGATCGCTTGGGGCTAG
- a CDS encoding WD40 repeat domain-containing protein — protein sequence MSEQSEIHQKVTEAEYVATSATGNATINITNYYYREETTVVSAQSPDAEDASLPCPYRGLFHFGPGDAEYFFGRESFVETLVQATQTRNFLPLLGASGSGKSSVVLAGLVPKLQQTGHWQFTHFRPGSDPFHGLAMALVPLYATNLNETERIAQTRQLANYLRQGDIGLADVFAQIQHNFPNDRVLLIADQFEELYTLCIEEATRQSFLNQLIAGFPKGDQLNAVGASALSARLVLTMRADFLGNALSYRPFADVLQNADLKLGPMNRAELTDVIAQPAEKLGVAFEAGLVERILADVEAEPGNLPLLEFALTELWQRRQGKQLTHVAYTDIGEVQGALARHADASYRNLSPAEQQQMRRIFIQLVRPGEGAEDTRRLATKAELGEVNWALVKQLADDRLVVTSRSDAAQVETVEVVHEALIRNWGELRSWMVTDRVFRAWQERLRGAMQQWQETQEDEGSLLRGAALVEAEEKLQERPDDLSDAERNFIRQSLQAKERQDQKTVAQRRREVRTAWGIAVGSLVAVVISSGLGWMAWNKTNEAELNQANSLGRYSQSLFSGGNELEAFVQAVKAGKTLQRRRATDPEVILGLRNIYQGSERNRLKGHAESVKSVSFSPDGKTLATGSEDKTVKLWDVESGKALRTLPGHADFVHSVSFSPDGKTLATGSGDNTVKLWDVESGKVLRTLPGHAGYVTSVSFSPDGKTLATGSGDNTVKLWDVESGKVLRTFPGHADFVYSVSFSPDGKTLATGSGDKTVKLWDVESGKVLRTLPGHTSSITSVSFSPDGKTLATGSLDTTVRLWDVESGKALRTLPGHTSYVNSVSFSPDGKTLATGSLDETVRLWDVESSKKLHTLPGHTNSVWSVSFSPDGKTLATGSADKTVKLWTVESGKVLHTLPGHAEAVNSVSFSPDGKTLATGSADKTVKLWDVESGKALRTLPGHTSYVNSVSFSPDGKTLATGSLDTTVRLWDVESGKALRTFPGHAEAVNSVSFSPDGKTLATSSDDRTVRLWDVESGKALRTFPGHADFVYSVSFSPDGKTLATGSADRTVKLWTVESGKALHTLPGHTNSVLSVSFSPDGKTLATSSDDRTVRLWDVESGKALHTLPGHTDSVYSANFSPDGKTLATGSDDNTVRLWAIDFKLDSLMGRSCNWVRNYLTHNSKVSESDRHLCDGIISQ from the coding sequence ATGTCTGAGCAAAGCGAGATTCACCAGAAGGTGACCGAGGCGGAATATGTTGCCACTTCCGCGACGGGTAACGCCACGATTAACATCACCAATTACTATTACCGAGAAGAGACAACCGTAGTATCCGCTCAATCTCCGGATGCTGAGGATGCAAGTCTCCCCTGTCCATATCGGGGCTTGTTTCACTTTGGTCCGGGGGATGCAGAGTATTTCTTTGGCCGCGAAAGCTTTGTCGAGACCTTAGTTCAAGCGACCCAGACCCGTAACTTCCTCCCGCTATTAGGCGCATCGGGCAGCGGTAAATCTTCAGTTGTTTTAGCGGGATTAGTCCCGAAATTGCAACAAACAGGACATTGGCAGTTTACTCATTTTCGTCCCGGGTCTGATCCGTTTCATGGACTGGCGATGGCGCTAGTTCCCCTGTATGCAACGAATCTAAATGAGACAGAACGCATCGCCCAAACGCGACAGTTAGCGAACTACTTGCGCCAGGGCGACATCGGCTTAGCAGATGTTTTTGCCCAAATTCAACATAATTTCCCAAACGATCGCGTTCTGCTGATTGCCGATCAATTTGAAGAACTCTATACGCTCTGTATCGAGGAAGCAACCCGGCAAAGTTTTCTCAACCAATTAATTGCCGGCTTTCCTAAAGGCGACCAGTTGAACGCTGTCGGAGCGAGCGCCCTCTCTGCCCGACTTGTGTTAACCATGCGAGCGGATTTCCTAGGCAATGCCCTATCCTATCGCCCCTTTGCCGATGTCTTGCAAAATGCTGACCTGAAACTGGGGCCCATGAATCGGGCAGAACTGACAGACGTGATTGCTCAGCCTGCCGAAAAATTGGGAGTTGCGTTTGAAGCGGGACTGGTGGAGCGTATCCTCGCGGATGTGGAGGCTGAACCCGGAAATTTGCCTTTGCTGGAATTTGCCTTGACAGAGTTGTGGCAGCGTCGGCAGGGGAAACAGTTAACCCATGTGGCATATACCGACATTGGCGAAGTCCAGGGAGCACTAGCCCGCCATGCTGATGCCAGTTACCGCAACCTTAGTCCCGCAGAACAGCAACAAATGCGGCGCATATTCATCCAATTGGTGCGCCCAGGAGAAGGCGCGGAAGACACACGACGGCTGGCGACAAAGGCAGAATTGGGAGAGGTCAATTGGGCACTGGTGAAACAACTGGCAGACGATCGCCTAGTGGTGACCAGCCGCAGTGACGCAGCCCAGGTAGAGACGGTGGAAGTGGTGCATGAGGCCCTGATTCGCAACTGGGGTGAACTGCGGAGCTGGATGGTGACTGACCGGGTGTTTCGTGCTTGGCAGGAACGGCTGCGGGGAGCGATGCAGCAATGGCAGGAGACGCAGGAGGATGAAGGCTCCTTATTACGTGGGGCAGCGTTAGTAGAGGCGGAAGAGAAACTGCAGGAACGCCCCGATGACCTCAGTGATGCGGAGCGAAACTTCATCCGTCAGAGCCTGCAAGCAAAAGAACGTCAGGACCAGAAAACCGTAGCCCAGCGCAGGCGCGAAGTTAGAACTGCCTGGGGGATTGCAGTCGGTTCTTTGGTGGCAGTCGTGATCAGCAGTGGCTTGGGTTGGATGGCGTGGAATAAGACAAACGAGGCAGAACTCAATCAAGCCAATTCTCTGGGTCGCTACTCTCAATCTCTCTTTAGTGGAGGAAACGAGTTAGAGGCTTTCGTTCAAGCCGTCAAGGCAGGGAAAACTCTGCAACGCCGACGTGCAACTGACCCAGAGGTGATTCTTGGCTTGCGAAACATTTATCAAGGAAGCGAACGGAACCGCTTGAAAGGGCATGCTGAGTCTGTCAAGAGCGTCAGTTTCAGCCCAGACGGGAAGACCTTGGCCACGGGCAGTGAAGACAAGACGGTCAAGCTCTGGGATGTAGAGAGCGGCAAAGCACTTCGTACTCTCCCAGGGCATGCTGACTTTGTCCATAGCGTCAGTTTCAGCCCAGACGGGAAGACCTTGGCCACGGGCAGTGGGGACAACACGGTCAAGCTCTGGGATGTAGAGAGCGGCAAAGTACTCCGTACTCTCCCAGGCCATGCTGGCTACGTCACTAGCGTCAGTTTCAGCCCAGACGGGAAGACCCTGGCCACGGGCAGTGGGGACAACACGGTCAAGCTTTGGGATGTAGAGAGCGGCAAAGTACTCCGTACTTTCCCAGGCCATGCTGACTTTGTCTATAGCGTCAGTTTCAGCCCAGACGGGAAGACCTTGGCCACGGGCAGTGGGGACAAGACGGTCAAGCTCTGGGATGTAGAGAGCGGCAAAGTACTTCGTACTCTCCCAGGGCATACTAGCTCTATCACTAGCGTCAGTTTCAGCCCGGACGGCAAGACCTTGGCCACGGGCAGTCTCGACACGACGGTTAGACTCTGGGATGTGGAGAGCGGCAAAGCACTCCGTACCCTCCCAGGGCATACTAGCTATGTCAATAGCGTCAGTTTCAGCCCAGATGGCAAGACCTTGGCCACGGGCAGTCTCGACGAGACAGTCAGACTCTGGGATGTGGAGAGTAGCAAAAAACTCCATACTCTCCCAGGGCATACTAACTCTGTCTGGAGCGTCAGTTTCAGTCCAGATGGCAAGACCTTGGCCACCGGTAGTGCTGACAAGACGGTCAAACTCTGGACTGTGGAGAGCGGCAAAGTACTCCATACTCTCCCAGGGCATGCTGAGGCTGTCAATAGCGTCAGTTTCAGTCCAGATGGCAAGACCTTGGCCACCGGTAGTGCTGACAAGACGGTCAAACTCTGGGATGTGGAGAGCGGCAAAGCACTCCGTACCCTCCCAGGGCATACTAGCTATGTCAATAGCGTCAGTTTCAGCCCGGACGGCAAGACCTTGGCCACGGGCAGTCTCGACACGACGGTTAGACTCTGGGATGTGGAGAGCGGCAAAGCACTCCGTACTTTCCCAGGGCATGCTGAGGCTGTCAATAGCGTCAGTTTCAGCCCAGATGGCAAGACCTTGGCCACGAGCAGTGACGACAGGACGGTCAGACTCTGGGATGTGGAGAGTGGCAAAGCACTCCGTACTTTCCCAGGGCATGCTGACTTTGTCTATAGCGTCAGTTTTAGTCCAGATGGCAAGACCTTGGCAACCGGCAGTGCCGATAGGACGGTCAAACTCTGGACTGTGGAGAGCGGCAAAGCACTCCATACTCTCCCAGGGCATACTAATTCTGTCTTGAGCGTCAGTTTCAGTCCAGATGGCAAGACCTTGGCCACAAGCAGTGACGACAGAACGGTCAGACTCTGGGATGTGGAGAGTGGCAAAGCACTCCACACCCTCCCAGGGCATACTGACTCTGTCTATAGCGCCAATTTCAGTCCAGATGGCAAGACCTTGGCAACCGGCAGTGACGACAACACGGTCAGACTCTGGGCAATAGACTTCAAATTAGACTCTTTAATGGGGCGCAGTTGTAATTGGGTTCGAAATTATTTAACCCACAATTCTAAAGTCAGCGAGAGTGACAGGCACCTCTGTGATGGCATCATTAGCCAATAG